One window from the genome of Flavobacterium agricola encodes:
- a CDS encoding YchJ family protein: MNCPCFSGLPYANCCEPYHIHVQNAPTPLALMRSRYSAFATHNADYLMRTTLPAKRKFHDKLDLLDWAQQNTWTNLEIVEAVDNIVEFKAYYTDVSGKPQIQQERSRFQKLSDKWFYVDGI; the protein is encoded by the coding sequence ATGAATTGCCCTTGTTTTTCAGGTTTGCCTTATGCAAATTGTTGTGAACCTTACCATATCCATGTTCAAAACGCACCAACACCTTTAGCTTTAATGCGATCGCGTTATAGTGCTTTTGCTACGCATAACGCAGATTATTTGATGCGAACAACTTTACCAGCCAAACGCAAGTTTCATGATAAGTTAGATTTATTAGATTGGGCCCAACAAAATACTTGGACCAATTTAGAAATTGTAGAAGCAGTTGATAATATTGTAGAATTTAAAGCGTATTACACCGATGTGAGTGGAAAACCACAAATTCAGCAAGAGCGCTCACGCTTTCAAAAATTATCCGATAAATGGTTTTATGTAGATGGAATATAA
- a CDS encoding SDR family NAD(P)-dependent oxidoreductase translates to MKIALITGATSGIGLATAKKIAPKYKLILCGRRTEKLAEVAAQLSKITQVHTLSFDVANKDAVFNAITNLPNEWKNIEVLINNAGNAHGLASFQDAELDDLEAMIDINVKGLMYVTKAVLPYLLQQKSGHIINLSSIAGKQVYANGATYCASKWAVEALTKGMRLDLLPHGIKVTAVAPGAVDTEFSLVRFKGDAAKAADVYKGYEPLVGEDIAETIAFVLDQPEHVQIADITVFPKAQGDGRTFYRE, encoded by the coding sequence ATGAAAATAGCTTTAATAACAGGAGCAACCTCGGGCATTGGTTTGGCAACAGCCAAAAAAATAGCGCCGAAATACAAATTAATTTTGTGCGGACGCAGAACCGAAAAACTTGCAGAAGTTGCTGCTCAATTAAGCAAAATTACCCAAGTACATACATTAAGCTTTGATGTTGCTAATAAAGATGCAGTTTTTAATGCCATTACCAATTTACCTAACGAGTGGAAAAACATTGAAGTTTTAATTAATAACGCAGGTAATGCGCACGGATTAGCAAGTTTTCAGGATGCCGAACTAGATGATTTAGAAGCAATGATTGATATTAATGTAAAAGGTTTAATGTACGTCACCAAAGCTGTTTTACCTTATTTATTACAACAAAAATCAGGGCATATTATAAACCTTTCATCTATTGCCGGAAAACAAGTTTATGCTAATGGCGCAACTTATTGTGCATCTAAATGGGCGGTAGAAGCTTTAACCAAAGGTATGCGTTTGGATTTATTACCACACGGCATTAAAGTTACAGCAGTTGCTCCAGGAGCAGTTGATACTGAATTTTCTTTAGTTCGATTTAAAGGTGATGCAGCAAAAGCTGCTGATGTTTATAAAGGATATGAACCATTGGTTGGCGAAGATATTGCAGAAACAATTGCTTTTGTTTTAGATCAGCCAGAACATGTACAAATTGCAGATATTACTGTTTTTCCAAAAGCACAAGGAGACGGAAGAACCTTTTATAGAGAATAA
- a CDS encoding ABC transporter ATP-binding protein, which yields MTVKLLFKNLSPFVKPYHKLVVATLLLTLIGSFAAQVNAWVLRYTVDHISDLLHVEDKLKKGLNLLTWISVILITKEVVNAFVQFGQKYFGEKLRILVSRDLAQRIIDKILTYKLAFFTANDNESGKLQTRIDRGIESLTRLVQNFFIDILPLFANAIVALIMMFQANVWVGMVGLILVPIYFLITQNQAKKLSGWRRNMRGFRESKSQGIISIIDSITVIKSFNREKIESKKQLDLQTQLTENQLQTRKTNFIYDGIKSFVEQFGVVIIIILTVYLVLTDLMTVGAIMFHIMLFGNVSAPIRQLHRIYDEMNDAMIYSETFFDILNADHQTENTGTYAPAQLKGEFTLQNVSFTYPNGTEALHDINMTILPNKITALVGLSGAGKSTIINLLDKFYNPNHGTILLDGVDLNQYNTKFLRDNIGLVLQKNHIFNGSIEENIRYGKINATDEEVIEAAKKAYIHDQIINLPLGYQTKALNLSGGQQQRIAIARMFLKNPPIIFLDEPTASLDAIATEQIKNSLDAIKKGRTVVIISHSISQIIDADYIYAMKAGRVTESGKHEEIYNQNGVYKEIFDASARSLNIEKIAKTFEDE from the coding sequence ATGACCGTTAAACTGCTGTTTAAAAATTTAAGCCCGTTTGTAAAACCATACCATAAACTTGTAGTTGCAACTTTATTATTAACCTTAATTGGTTCGTTTGCAGCTCAGGTTAATGCTTGGGTGCTTCGTTATACGGTAGATCATATTTCTGATTTATTGCATGTAGAAGACAAACTTAAAAAAGGGCTTAATTTATTAACCTGGATATCTGTAATTTTAATTACTAAAGAAGTAGTTAATGCATTTGTACAGTTTGGACAAAAATATTTTGGTGAGAAGTTACGAATTTTGGTTTCGCGCGATTTAGCGCAGCGCATCATAGATAAAATTCTAACCTACAAATTAGCTTTTTTTACTGCGAATGATAACGAATCAGGCAAGTTACAAACGCGTATTGACCGAGGAATAGAAAGTTTAACCCGATTGGTACAAAACTTTTTTATCGATATTTTGCCCTTATTCGCCAATGCCATTGTAGCTTTAATAATGATGTTTCAGGCCAATGTTTGGGTGGGCATGGTCGGTTTAATTTTAGTTCCTATTTATTTTTTAATTACTCAAAATCAAGCAAAAAAATTAAGCGGATGGCGCAGAAACATGCGTGGTTTTCGAGAAAGCAAATCGCAAGGCATTATTAGCATTATAGATTCTATTACGGTTATCAAATCATTCAACCGTGAAAAAATTGAATCTAAAAAGCAATTGGATTTACAAACACAGCTTACCGAAAATCAGCTACAAACCCGAAAAACAAATTTTATTTACGATGGAATAAAATCGTTTGTAGAACAATTCGGCGTTGTAATCATCATCATATTAACGGTATATTTGGTATTAACCGACTTAATGACCGTAGGTGCCATAATGTTTCACATTATGCTTTTCGGAAATGTTTCGGCACCAATTAGGCAACTGCATCGCATTTATGATGAAATGAACGATGCTATGATTTATTCTGAAACTTTTTTTGATATACTTAACGCCGATCATCAAACAGAAAATACCGGAACTTATGCTCCTGCTCAATTAAAAGGTGAATTTACTTTACAAAATGTAAGCTTTACTTATCCTAACGGTACCGAAGCACTGCACGATATAAACATGACAATTTTACCTAATAAAATTACTGCTCTAGTAGGTTTATCAGGAGCCGGTAAAAGCACAATAATTAATTTATTAGATAAGTTTTACAACCCAAACCACGGAACTATTTTGTTAGATGGTGTAGATTTAAACCAATACAACACCAAATTTTTGCGAGATAACATCGGGCTGGTTCTTCAAAAAAATCATATTTTTAACGGATCAATTGAAGAAAATATTAGGTACGGAAAAATTAATGCAACTGATGAAGAAGTAATTGAAGCAGCTAAAAAAGCTTACATTCACGACCAGATTATTAATTTACCATTAGGTTATCAAACCAAAGCTTTAAACTTATCAGGCGGGCAACAACAGCGGATAGCTATTGCACGTATGTTTTTAAAAAATCCACCTATAATATTTTTAGACGAGCCAACCGCAAGTTTAGATGCCATTGCAACCGAACAAATAAAAAATAGTTTAGATGCAATAAAAAAAGGACGCACGGTGGTTATTATATCGCATTCCATTTCACAAATTATTGATGCCGATTATATTTATGCCATGAAAGCTGGCCGTGTTACCGAATCTGGCAAGCACGAAGAAATTTACAACCAAAACGGCGTTTATAAAGAAATTTTTGATGCTTCTGCACGAAGCTTAAATATTGAAAAAATTGCCAAAACTTTTGAAGACGAATAA
- a CDS encoding LLM class flavin-dependent oxidoreductase yields MNNKIKLSILDLAIVADNTTVNQTLNQTTTLAQFCEKLGFERFWMAEHHNMEHIASSATSVMLSYVGSKTEKIRVGSGGVMLPNHSPLVIAEQFGTLESLFPGRVDLGLGRAPGTDGETAMAIRSDFYAQSQQFPRNVSLLQQYLSADNSSSKVRAFPGEGLSIPIWILGSSTESAALAAAYGLPYAFAGHFAPKMMYDAFKFYTENYRPSPENPEPYTMACVNAIAAETTEEAEFLSTSLYQNFLNIIRNTRQPMQAPDLEVLYGMNDIERFHVEQMLNCSFIGDAQKITEELKGFINKTQVNEIMITSQIYDFDKRLQSTEIMQKVMQNINNDR; encoded by the coding sequence ATGAACAACAAAATAAAATTATCCATATTAGATTTAGCCATTGTGGCTGATAATACAACAGTTAACCAAACTTTAAACCAAACCACAACTTTAGCGCAATTTTGCGAAAAATTAGGTTTTGAACGTTTTTGGATGGCCGAGCATCATAATATGGAACATATTGCCAGTTCGGCAACTTCTGTAATGCTTTCGTACGTTGGGTCTAAAACCGAAAAAATACGTGTAGGTTCGGGCGGAGTAATGTTACCCAACCATTCGCCTTTAGTAATTGCTGAGCAATTTGGTACGTTAGAAAGTTTATTTCCCGGTCGTGTAGATTTAGGTTTAGGACGCGCACCAGGAACCGATGGCGAAACAGCCATGGCTATTCGCTCTGATTTTTATGCGCAGTCGCAACAATTTCCAAGAAATGTTTCGTTATTACAACAATATTTATCGGCAGATAATAGCTCAAGTAAAGTTCGTGCTTTTCCGGGCGAAGGTTTATCAATACCAATTTGGATATTAGGTTCGAGCACAGAAAGCGCAGCTTTAGCAGCTGCTTACGGATTACCTTATGCATTTGCCGGACATTTTGCTCCGAAAATGATGTATGATGCGTTTAAGTTTTACACCGAAAATTACCGCCCAAGTCCAGAAAACCCAGAACCATATACCATGGCTTGTGTAAATGCAATTGCTGCCGAAACTACAGAAGAAGCCGAGTTTTTATCAACCAGCTTGTACCAAAATTTTTTAAACATTATTAGAAATACGCGCCAACCCATGCAAGCACCAGATTTAGAAGTTTTATATGGTATGAATGACATAGAACGTTTTCATGTAGAACAAATGCTAAATTGTAGTTTTATAGGAGATGCGCAAAAAATAACAGAAGAACTAAAAGGGTTTATTAACAAAACCCAAGTAAACGAAATTATGATTACCAGTCAGATTTACGATTTTGATAAACGTTTACAAAGTACTGAAATCATGCAAAAAGTGATGCAAAACATAAACAATGACCGTTAA
- a CDS encoding MFS transporter, with translation MTTYKHLPRIAVTILFFVFGGISASWASRIPTIKDYMQVNDAAWGFVLLFIAIGTLITLPFASWIIKQLGSKKATVLFLISYLILLVGIGYWNTLWQLKLNLIAFGAISNLTNISINTQAINVAKNYKSQIIGSFHGTWSIGGFFASWIGAEMIGLDVLPLKHFIYFSSFGIVVALVMFRYLIPDQPNTLEKEVKSGFIMPDKNLIILGLLSFFALLSEGTMTDWASEYMKQIVKSPTELIGYGLTAYMFAMASGRFLSDFTVKQFGPKATLSVCGVLIFIGLSLSVLFPSVYTTIIAFMIVGLGTSAIVPMVYDLAGKSKVMPTQQALTLITSIGFIGFFLGPPIIGFVAEAWSLKVAFAVIAIFGLAISLLSRITKYSE, from the coding sequence ATGACTACTTACAAACATTTACCGCGTATTGCGGTAACAATTTTGTTTTTTGTTTTTGGCGGAATTTCGGCTTCATGGGCTTCTAGAATTCCTACAATTAAAGATTATATGCAAGTTAACGATGCAGCTTGGGGGTTTGTATTACTGTTTATCGCAATTGGCACCTTAATTACTTTACCTTTTGCTAGCTGGATTATTAAACAATTGGGAAGTAAAAAAGCTACCGTGCTATTTTTAATTAGTTATTTAATTTTGTTAGTTGGTATTGGATATTGGAATACTTTATGGCAATTGAAGTTGAATTTAATTGCTTTTGGAGCAATTAGCAACTTAACAAACATATCTATTAACACGCAAGCAATTAATGTAGCAAAAAATTACAAAAGCCAAATTATAGGTTCGTTTCATGGTACGTGGAGCATTGGTGGATTTTTTGCCTCGTGGATTGGGGCCGAAATGATTGGTTTAGACGTACTACCGTTAAAACATTTTATTTACTTTTCATCTTTCGGAATTGTTGTAGCATTAGTTATGTTTCGTTATTTGATTCCGGACCAACCAAACACATTAGAAAAAGAAGTAAAATCTGGCTTTATTATGCCTGATAAAAATTTAATAATTTTAGGCTTGCTAAGTTTTTTCGCCTTACTTTCTGAAGGAACAATGACCGATTGGGCCAGTGAATATATGAAGCAAATAGTAAAATCGCCAACCGAATTAATTGGTTACGGGTTAACCGCATATATGTTTGCCATGGCCAGCGGACGTTTTTTATCAGATTTTACCGTAAAACAATTTGGCCCTAAAGCAACATTAAGCGTTTGTGGAGTTTTAATTTTTATTGGCTTATCACTTTCAGTACTTTTCCCGTCGGTTTACACCACCATAATTGCTTTTATGATTGTAGGTTTAGGCACCTCAGCTATTGTACCTATGGTTTATGACTTAGCCGGAAAAAGCAAAGTTATGCCAACTCAGCAAGCATTAACTTTAATTACCAGCATTGGTTTTATTGGTTTCTTTTTAGGTCCGCCAATTATTGGATTTGTGGCTGAAGCTTGGAGCCTAAAAGTTGCTTTTGCTGTAATTGCAATTTTTGGATTAGCAATTAGCTTGTTAAGCAGAATTACAAAATATTCGGAGTAA
- a CDS encoding RrF2 family transcriptional regulator, with the protein MFSKTCEYAIRALIYIAQQSKDGLKVSIKDISLGIDSPEHFIAKILQQLSRKGFVKSVKGPNGGFYMEADELKINLATVVREIDGDRLFTGCGLGLKACSELHPCPIHNDFKIIKENLMIMLESSQIKFFVDNLESNLTFLKC; encoded by the coding sequence ATGTTTTCGAAAACTTGTGAATATGCTATCAGAGCTTTAATTTATATTGCTCAACAATCTAAAGATGGTTTAAAGGTTAGTATTAAAGATATTTCTTTGGGAATTGATTCGCCAGAACATTTTATTGCTAAAATTTTGCAACAGTTAAGTCGAAAAGGATTTGTTAAATCGGTTAAAGGACCTAATGGTGGTTTTTATATGGAGGCCGATGAGCTAAAAATTAATCTAGCAACTGTTGTTCGAGAAATAGATGGAGATCGTTTATTTACAGGTTGTGGTTTAGGTTTAAAAGCATGTTCTGAGCTGCATCCTTGCCCTATACATAACGATTTTAAGATTATTAAAGAAAACCTTATGATTATGTTAGAAAGTTCTCAGATTAAATTTTTTGTTGATAATTTAGAATCTAACCTTACTTTTTTAAAATGTTAG
- a CDS encoding formylglycine-generating enzyme family protein, translating into MKYVLFIIGFALAFSCSNSVETSVTEPAAELVGFNSSSKMIEIPGGNYVPFFGQDSLQEVHVSSFLMDQTLVTNQDYLNFLKANPQWTRSQIKGLYADANYLKNWKSDFEIPEGISPDAPVSNVSWYAAKAYAASLGKRLPTVDEWEYVGVANLTVPNAANDPEFTNQILASYKTGDRYRIPVKSGQPNYYGIYDMYGSVWEWTSDFNSVMMTGESRNNNIKNENLFCAGASLTATDLKNYAAFIRFAMRGSVKANYCINNLGFRCVQDL; encoded by the coding sequence ATGAAATATGTACTTTTTATAATCGGATTTGCACTTGCCTTTTCATGTTCTAATTCTGTTGAAACTAGCGTAACTGAACCTGCTGCCGAATTGGTTGGTTTTAATTCATCATCTAAAATGATCGAAATTCCTGGGGGAAATTACGTGCCGTTTTTTGGTCAAGATTCTTTACAAGAAGTACATGTTTCTAGTTTTTTAATGGATCAAACATTGGTTACAAATCAAGATTATCTGAATTTTTTAAAGGCAAATCCGCAATGGACGCGTAGCCAGATAAAAGGTTTGTATGCTGATGCTAATTATTTAAAAAATTGGAAATCTGATTTCGAAATTCCTGAAGGAATTAGCCCAGATGCACCCGTATCAAATGTTTCTTGGTATGCTGCAAAGGCATATGCAGCAAGTTTAGGAAAGCGTTTACCTACGGTAGATGAATGGGAATATGTTGGCGTAGCTAATTTAACTGTGCCTAATGCGGCAAACGATCCCGAATTTACCAATCAAATTTTGGCTTCTTACAAAACTGGTGATCGATATCGTATTCCTGTAAAATCAGGGCAACCAAATTATTACGGTATTTACGATATGTATGGTTCGGTTTGGGAATGGACATCCGATTTTAATTCGGTTATGATGACCGGAGAATCAAGAAATAACAATATTAAAAACGAAAACTTATTTTGTGCTGGTGCATCTTTAACTGCAACTGATTTAAAAAATTACGCTGCTTTTATTCGCTTTGCCATGCGTGGTAGTGTAAAAGCAAATTATTGCATTAACAATTTAGGGTTTCGCTGCGTACAAGATTTGTAA
- a CDS encoding SCO family protein, which translates to MKKFLIAFVFLGCFMASCTQKNNDLPDDSIYHLTSKWENQHGDFIQLDDLKGDVVVMVMIYTNCRTACPRLTADMRDIHQLVGNKNNKNIKYVLVSIDPESDTPEKMNEYLNMYKFTGDEWLFLRSTDANTRELANVLAVKYKEISPIDFSHSNIISVFSKNGHLAYQKEGLNIDIEGTASQIKKQFN; encoded by the coding sequence ATGAAAAAGTTTTTAATTGCTTTTGTGTTCTTGGGTTGTTTTATGGCATCCTGCACCCAAAAAAATAACGATTTACCTGATGATTCGATTTATCATTTAACTTCTAAATGGGAAAATCAGCACGGCGATTTTATTCAGCTCGACGATTTAAAAGGCGATGTAGTGGTAATGGTTATGATTTATACCAATTGCCGTACCGCGTGCCCAAGATTAACAGCCGATATGCGTGATATTCATCAGTTGGTAGGAAATAAAAATAACAAAAATATTAAATACGTATTGGTTTCTATTGATCCTGAATCTGACACGCCAGAAAAGATGAACGAATATTTAAACATGTACAAATTTACTGGTGACGAATGGTTGTTTTTACGTTCTACCGATGCCAATACGCGAGAATTAGCAAACGTTTTAGCCGTGAAATATAAAGAAATTAGTCCTATAGATTTTTCGCATTCTAACATTATTAGCGTTTTTAGTAAAAACGGACATTTAGCTTATCAAAAAGAAGGTTTAAATATTGATATTGAAGGAACTGCTTCACAAATTAAAAAACAATTTAACTAA
- a CDS encoding c-type cytochrome has product MQKSDCFACHKTDSKLLGPSYQEIANKYTAADTDMMVTHIIDGSTGVWGDLQMTPHPGLSTADAKAMVDYILTLKTN; this is encoded by the coding sequence ATGCAAAAATCAGATTGTTTTGCTTGTCATAAAACCGATTCAAAACTTTTAGGTCCTTCTTATCAAGAAATTGCAAACAAATATACAGCTGCAGATACCGATATGATGGTAACCCATATTATTGATGGTAGTACTGGTGTTTGGGGCGATTTACAAATGACACCGCACCCAGGTTTAAGTACTGCAGATGCCAAAGCAATGGTTGATTATATTTTAACCCTCAAAACAAATTAA
- the ric gene encoding iron-sulfur cluster repair di-iron protein produces MNVRNDFIGDIVGQDFRTAAIFKQNGIDFCCKGGRTIEEACESKKLNAEAIYKAIEALPSKQGGSIDFNIFPLDLLADYIEKTHHRYADEKIPILQAFLEKLARVHGERHPELFKIRDLFTESAQDLAMHFKKEELILFPFIRNMVKAQLTGSELPNPTFGTVENPIAMMKDDHTVEGERFAEIAELTSGYNPPADACNTYKVTFAMLQEFEDDLHTHIHLENNILFPKAIELEHDLRTVQA; encoded by the coding sequence ATGAATGTAAGAAATGATTTTATTGGAGATATTGTAGGCCAAGATTTTAGAACAGCCGCAATATTTAAACAAAACGGCATTGATTTTTGCTGTAAAGGCGGACGAACAATTGAAGAAGCGTGCGAGTCTAAAAAACTTAATGCAGAAGCAATTTATAAAGCCATTGAAGCTTTACCAAGCAAACAAGGCGGTTCAATTGATTTTAATATTTTTCCGTTAGATTTATTAGCAGATTATATTGAAAAAACACACCATCGTTATGCCGACGAAAAAATTCCAATTCTGCAAGCCTTTTTAGAAAAATTAGCTCGCGTGCACGGAGAACGTCATCCAGAACTATTTAAAATTCGCGATTTATTTACCGAATCAGCTCAAGATTTAGCGATGCATTTTAAAAAAGAAGAACTGATTTTGTTTCCGTTTATTCGCAATATGGTAAAAGCACAGCTAACCGGAAGTGAATTACCCAATCCAACTTTCGGAACGGTAGAAAATCCTATTGCTATGATGAAAGACGATCACACAGTGGAAGGCGAACGTTTTGCTGAAATAGCCGAATTAACTTCTGGTTACAATCCGCCAGCAGATGCGTGCAATACGTATAAAGTTACTTTTGCCATGCTGCAAGAATTTGAAGACGATTTGCACACGCACATTCATTTAGAAAATAATATTTTATTTCCAAAAGCTATTGAATTAGAACATGATTTAAGAACCGTACAAGCATAA
- a CDS encoding hemerythrin domain-containing protein: MKRNENLIPLSREHHFGLLCSWKIREGVKLGIDYNRIKAYVNYFWEERLRHHFTAEDTVFEPLEHDDQFIAMEKEHVEIKHLIEAINDSENTDLLLAFADALQNHIRFEEREFFPAIEQNLSETELKKIGDQLANLVSEGEDKYPDEFWKRPKK; this comes from the coding sequence ATGAAAAGAAACGAAAACTTAATTCCGCTATCGCGAGAACATCATTTTGGATTATTGTGCAGTTGGAAAATCCGCGAAGGCGTAAAATTAGGAATTGATTACAACCGGATAAAAGCATACGTTAATTACTTTTGGGAAGAACGCTTACGCCATCACTTTACGGCCGAAGATACCGTTTTTGAGCCGTTAGAACATGATGATCAGTTTATTGCTATGGAAAAGGAACATGTTGAAATTAAGCATTTAATAGAAGCCATTAATGATTCCGAAAACACCGATTTACTACTAGCATTTGCGGATGCTTTGCAAAATCATATTCGTTTTGAAGAACGCGAATTTTTTCCAGCAATTGAACAAAACTTATCTGAAACCGAACTTAAAAAAATAGGCGATCAATTAGCCAATTTAGTGAGTGAAGGTGAAGATAAATACCCAGATGAATTCTGGAAACGTCCCAAAAAATAA
- a CDS encoding aldehyde dehydrogenase family protein, protein MNKLEKLNKLFINGVWRDGKSDFVLDVINPFNNEVIYKFKGANQADLDEAYESAKKAQKAWAARLPNERSAIVNKVADLIELHKDEISDIMARECGSTFIKQQVEMAITANICREAATFPTRLHGYIYDSFTPGKESRAYRKPLGVIGVISPFNFPFNLSMRSVATAIAIGNAVVLKPAEDTPIIGGMLIAKLFEEAGLPAGVLNVVTGNIAEIGDAFTSHPIPNMISFTGSTPVGIRIGKIAAEGLKKTALELGGNNVFVVLKDADIDQAVSAAIFGKFMHQGQICMSVNRFLIQKEVAEEFTTKFVKKVSELKYGNPTDKEVLVGPVIHDRAADRIMKLVDDAVKEGAKIAVGGTREGRLIAPTVLVDVSANSIFNHTEIFGPVAPIIVFDTEEQMLEIANGTDFGLSGAIHTRDLNKGVQLARKIETGMIHVNDQTVNDEPNAPFGGVKHSGLGTFNGNFILEEFSTVQWVTVQQEPRDYTPFN, encoded by the coding sequence ATGAATAAACTTGAAAAATTAAATAAACTATTTATTAATGGTGTTTGGAGAGACGGAAAATCAGATTTTGTTTTAGACGTTATCAATCCCTTTAATAACGAAGTAATATATAAATTTAAAGGCGCAAATCAAGCAGATTTAGATGAAGCTTATGAATCAGCAAAAAAAGCGCAAAAAGCATGGGCAGCACGTTTACCTAACGAACGTAGTGCTATTGTTAATAAAGTTGCCGATCTTATTGAGCTTCATAAAGACGAAATTTCTGACATAATGGCTAGAGAGTGTGGTAGTACATTTATCAAACAACAAGTAGAAATGGCTATTACTGCAAATATTTGTCGTGAAGCTGCAACATTCCCAACCCGTTTACATGGTTATATTTACGATTCTTTTACACCGGGTAAAGAAAGTAGAGCATATCGTAAACCATTAGGTGTTATTGGAGTAATTAGCCCATTTAATTTTCCTTTTAATTTATCTATGCGTTCGGTGGCTACAGCTATTGCTATTGGTAATGCAGTAGTTTTAAAACCAGCAGAAGATACGCCAATTATTGGCGGAATGTTAATTGCTAAGTTGTTTGAAGAAGCAGGTTTACCAGCCGGAGTATTAAATGTGGTAACAGGAAATATTGCTGAAATTGGAGATGCATTTACTTCGCACCCTATACCAAATATGATCTCATTTACCGGATCTACGCCAGTAGGAATACGTATTGGAAAAATTGCTGCAGAAGGATTAAAGAAAACGGCCTTAGAATTAGGTGGTAACAATGTATTTGTTGTTTTAAAAGATGCTGATATTGATCAAGCAGTTTCTGCTGCCATTTTTGGTAAATTTATGCATCAAGGGCAAATTTGTATGTCGGTAAACCGATTCTTAATTCAAAAAGAAGTTGCCGAAGAATTCACGACTAAATTTGTGAAAAAAGTAAGCGAATTAAAATACGGAAATCCTACCGATAAAGAAGTATTAGTTGGACCTGTAATTCATGACAGAGCAGCAGATCGTATTATGAAATTAGTTGATGATGCGGTAAAAGAAGGCGCAAAAATAGCAGTTGGCGGAACAAGAGAAGGACGTTTAATTGCTCCAACAGTGCTTGTTGATGTTAGCGCTAATTCAATATTTAATCATACTGAAATTTTTGGCCCGGTAGCACCAATAATTGTTTTTGATACTGAAGAACAAATGTTAGAAATAGCTAATGGAACCGATTTTGGTTTATCTGGAGCCATTCATACGCGTGATTTAAACAAAGGCGTTCAATTGGCTAGAAAGATAGAAACAGGCATGATTCACGTAAACGATCAAACCGTTAATGACGAACCTAATGCACCTTTCGGTGGAGTTAAACATTCTGGTTTAGGTACATTTAATGGAAACTTTATTTTAGAAGAATTTTCAACCGTGCAATGGGTTACTGTTCAACAAGAACCACGTGATTATACACCATTTAATTAA